From Oceaniferula marina, a single genomic window includes:
- the rfaP gene encoding lipopolysaccharide core heptose(I) kinase RfaP, with amino-acid sequence MIELADELRDRFPGSSAFDQIMDLEGEVYRAKEGRRTLMFEHQGREYFAKIHRGIGWREIWKNLSQLKWPIITASNEWKAVALLERSGVETVKIVGKGVRGLNPAKVQSFVVMQALDERIELEDFFKEMGGTGGPRRLALKRMLLRKVADSARRMHAAGMNHRDFYLCHFHIQNRDWSHWRPGDEVRLPLLDLHRAQIRSKVPRRWLVKDLGALLFSAVDCGFTDRDMAAFLKIYIGPNWKDQLRSNAGLWRSVLIRAGKFYQRHRGKAMVLPGIFAHLR; translated from the coding sequence ATGATTGAGTTGGCGGACGAATTACGTGACCGGTTTCCCGGTTCAAGTGCCTTTGATCAGATCATGGATCTGGAGGGTGAGGTGTATCGTGCCAAGGAGGGGCGCCGGACTTTGATGTTTGAGCACCAGGGGCGGGAGTACTTTGCCAAAATCCACCGTGGCATTGGATGGCGTGAAATTTGGAAGAACCTGAGCCAACTCAAATGGCCGATCATCACGGCCTCGAATGAGTGGAAGGCGGTAGCATTGCTGGAGCGGTCTGGAGTCGAGACGGTGAAAATCGTAGGCAAAGGGGTGCGGGGCCTGAATCCAGCGAAGGTGCAATCGTTTGTGGTGATGCAGGCTCTGGATGAACGGATTGAGCTTGAGGATTTTTTTAAAGAGATGGGTGGAACTGGCGGTCCACGGCGTCTGGCATTGAAGCGGATGCTGCTTCGCAAGGTTGCCGATTCGGCTCGGCGTATGCATGCGGCGGGAATGAATCACCGTGATTTTTACCTGTGCCATTTCCATATTCAGAACCGGGACTGGTCACACTGGCGTCCGGGAGACGAGGTTCGACTGCCCTTGTTGGATTTGCATCGTGCCCAGATCCGGAGCAAGGTGCCGCGTCGTTGGCTGGTCAAAGACTTGGGGGCCTTGTTGTTTTCAGCAGTGGACTGCGGTTTTACGGACCGGGATATGGCTGCTTTTCTGAAGATTTATATTGGTCCGAATTGGAAAGATCAACTGAGGAGTAACGCCGGCCTTTGGAGGTCCGTGCTCATTCGGGCTGGAAAATTTTACCAACGTCACCGGGGGAAAGCGATGGTTCTCCCCGGTATATTTGCTCACTTGAGGTAG
- a CDS encoding sulfotransferase family protein, which translates to MKEKRSAAQPLFIFSQPRSGSTLLQKILATSDDIATVSEPWLMLPLFSYDERMLMCSAYSVKGYRKAVRDILGSLPCGEDDLFAASRAYGEHLYGLLAGEGRYFLDKTPRYHIISSHLMRTFPEAKCIFLWRNPLSVMASISRTWKKGRWTFAGYEIDLYEGFASLIESYEGNQERVLALQYEDLVADPNRWLGKIQTFLDLPEGSFKHELFGAVDLGGKMGDSTGAKEYQNTLSEDSTARWKQAFRSRYRKKMGAEYLQWIGAERLETMGYSLDELMEQLTAVPATGLGVMDYLAHHRGKLKDRSQSRLSKAIDRYRGNGGKAVRLN; encoded by the coding sequence ATGAAAGAGAAACGATCAGCCGCTCAGCCACTATTTATTTTTTCGCAACCTCGGTCCGGTTCAACTTTGCTTCAGAAAATATTGGCGACGAGTGACGACATTGCCACCGTGTCCGAACCATGGCTCATGCTGCCTCTTTTCAGTTATGACGAGCGGATGCTTATGTGTTCTGCCTACTCGGTGAAGGGATACCGGAAAGCGGTAAGGGACATACTGGGCAGCCTTCCCTGTGGGGAGGATGATCTTTTTGCTGCCTCAAGAGCATATGGTGAACACCTCTACGGTTTGTTAGCTGGTGAGGGACGGTATTTCTTGGATAAAACGCCGCGTTATCACATCATCAGTAGTCATCTGATGCGAACCTTCCCTGAGGCCAAATGTATCTTTTTGTGGCGTAATCCGCTGTCGGTGATGGCTTCCATTTCCAGAACATGGAAAAAAGGGCGTTGGACTTTTGCAGGTTACGAAATCGATTTGTATGAGGGGTTTGCCTCTTTGATCGAAAGCTATGAGGGTAATCAAGAACGCGTGCTAGCACTCCAATACGAGGACTTGGTTGCCGACCCGAACCGATGGCTGGGCAAAATTCAAACGTTTCTGGATCTACCTGAGGGGAGCTTCAAGCACGAACTCTTTGGGGCGGTTGATTTGGGTGGCAAGATGGGGGATTCAACGGGAGCGAAGGAATACCAGAACACCTTGTCAGAAGATTCAACAGCGCGGTGGAAACAGGCTTTTCGGAGTCGTTACCGCAAAAAGATGGGGGCCGAGTATCTGCAATGGATCGGGGCTGAACGTCTCGAGACGATGGGCTACTCGCTGGATGAACTGATGGAGCAACTCACTGCGGTGCCGGCTACGGGCCTTGGCGTGATGGATTATTTGGCCCATCACCGGGGAAAGCTAAAAGATCGATCACAATCGAGGCTGTCCAAGGCGATTGATCGATACAGGGGCAATGGCGGCAAGGCGGTTCGGTTGAATTAA
- a CDS encoding glycosyltransferase family 4 protein: protein MNLALLLHRYFPYGGLQRDCVNLAIRLIDSGHEVSVVCRCWEGEVPEGLMVEELGARGLSNLSMDRHFEQDAEAWLAEHPQDCVVGFSRLALAMDFYYAADPCYALRIARNKPRWYRFSRRYRHGVQLEWFLFSAGGPKNILMLTDMEVPAYQKIYGTDPERLLVLPPSIRRRALKMAQKRELRSKIRKRMDWPDERNVILLVGSGFATKGLDRAIRAVASVSAAEDVVLYVAGSGKDARYRALAKGCGVQDRVVFLGGRDDAWELMLAADLLIHPARSENTGTVLVEALSAGTGVLTTAACGFASHVAASGAGTVLMHPFDQAALERALSALLADSWEGRAEAALRYAAEEDLYSGMDTAHRHIEAFLASHVKSDVHP from the coding sequence ATGAATCTGGCATTATTACTTCATCGTTATTTCCCTTACGGGGGCTTGCAGCGTGATTGTGTGAACCTGGCCATTCGATTGATCGACTCGGGACATGAGGTATCGGTCGTTTGCCGATGTTGGGAGGGAGAGGTTCCGGAGGGGCTGATGGTGGAGGAGCTCGGGGCAAGAGGTCTGAGCAACCTTTCCATGGATCGTCATTTTGAGCAGGACGCGGAGGCCTGGTTGGCAGAGCACCCTCAGGATTGTGTGGTCGGGTTTAGCCGTTTGGCCTTAGCCATGGATTTTTATTATGCTGCTGACCCGTGTTATGCGCTACGCATCGCGAGAAACAAACCCCGGTGGTACCGGTTCAGCCGCCGTTATCGACATGGCGTTCAGCTTGAGTGGTTTTTGTTTTCTGCAGGAGGACCTAAAAACATCCTGATGCTGACCGATATGGAAGTCCCGGCGTATCAGAAGATTTACGGCACGGACCCGGAACGCTTGTTGGTCTTACCGCCCAGCATCCGGCGTCGCGCCTTGAAGATGGCGCAAAAACGGGAGCTTCGTAGCAAAATCCGCAAGCGCATGGATTGGCCGGATGAAAGGAATGTCATCTTGCTCGTTGGGTCCGGCTTTGCCACCAAAGGCTTGGACCGGGCGATTCGGGCTGTGGCGTCGGTTTCAGCAGCTGAGGATGTGGTTTTGTATGTTGCCGGGTCTGGTAAGGACGCTCGTTACCGGGCGCTGGCCAAAGGCTGTGGCGTTCAGGATCGTGTGGTCTTTCTCGGCGGGCGTGATGATGCCTGGGAGTTGATGCTGGCAGCGGACCTGTTGATTCATCCGGCACGCAGTGAAAATACGGGAACGGTGTTGGTAGAAGCACTTAGTGCCGGAACCGGGGTGTTAACCACCGCGGCTTGTGGTTTTGCTTCCCATGTGGCGGCCTCGGGGGCAGGGACGGTTTTGATGCACCCCTTCGACCAGGCTGCCTTGGAGCGCGCGCTATCGGCCTTGTTGGCTGATTCTTGGGAAGGGCGGGCCGAAGCGGCGTTACGGTATGCTGCAGAGGAAGACCTCTATTCCGGTATGGATACGGCCCATCGCCATATTGAGGCGTTTTTAGCATCGCATGTTAAATCGGATGTCCATCCTTGA
- a CDS encoding sulfotransferase encodes MKKRTKVFCIGYNKTGTTTVEKVLKKMGYVMPKQTMQERLISEDVFRGDYRSLRKLCKKYDAFQDMPFSQGSAYIAADALFPGSQFILTVRDADAWFDSLVRFHLKGIMKRAGVEKIEDFNENSFKDKEVYLHKNYSYQVVRRHAVTVENHAVHYDWSLVYNKEHRVSLYEERNRQILEYFQNRPEQLLVFDVEKESNNSRMVEFLGLPSSFIEDLPHLNQSRLR; translated from the coding sequence TTGAAAAAGCGAACAAAGGTTTTTTGCATTGGATACAATAAAACGGGAACCACCACGGTTGAAAAGGTCTTGAAGAAGATGGGGTATGTGATGCCCAAACAAACCATGCAAGAACGGCTGATTTCAGAGGATGTTTTTCGTGGAGATTACCGGAGCTTGAGAAAACTGTGCAAAAAATATGATGCCTTCCAGGATATGCCTTTTTCACAAGGTTCTGCCTATATTGCGGCGGATGCATTGTTTCCCGGGAGTCAGTTTATTCTGACGGTGCGGGATGCTGACGCTTGGTTTGACAGCTTGGTAAGGTTTCACCTGAAAGGGATCATGAAGCGGGCCGGGGTAGAAAAAATTGAAGATTTTAACGAAAACTCATTCAAGGATAAGGAGGTCTATCTCCATAAAAACTATTCCTATCAGGTGGTGAGAAGGCATGCTGTAACGGTTGAGAATCACGCTGTGCACTATGATTGGTCGCTTGTGTATAACAAGGAACATCGAGTTAGCCTCTACGAGGAGCGTAATCGGCAAATTTTGGAGTATTTTCAGAACCGTCCGGAACAGTTGTTGGTATTTGATGTGGAGAAAGAGAGCAATAACTCCCGAATGGTTGAATTTCTCGGGCTGCCAAGCTCCTTTATTGAGGATTTGCCTCATTTGAATCAATCCCGGCTGAGGTAG
- a CDS encoding DegT/DnrJ/EryC1/StrS family aminotransferase, whose translation MAYTEEIIGGMFGNEGLNFSPQPPPPFLQQAHLRLINARSGIRLLCNLSRPKKVWLPSFLCNSITSAIPKHTEISFYPVDGRLKTHDLKWVKHINKKDLVIFIDYFGFPSDTTSLQAVSERGATILQDASQALLSTFERPYADFTLYSPRKTVGVPDGGILTSHKNHGFSDVRLQEAPADFIMASYKAYDLKTRFDQFGKINWYDSYQAAEELHPLGSYKMTDYSYALLKGGFDYKSIAKARRQRYKQLLNDLSDWAIFKELPEEVVPLGFPLITNKREQVLEQMYRSRIFCPVHWPIDNRVPKHFTESQHLSDQIMTILCDQRLSDTGLKKMTQIFISSQG comes from the coding sequence ATGGCCTACACTGAAGAAATCATCGGAGGAATGTTCGGCAATGAAGGCTTGAATTTCAGCCCGCAGCCGCCCCCACCCTTTTTGCAGCAAGCGCATCTCAGGCTCATCAATGCCAGATCCGGGATCCGGCTCCTCTGCAACCTCTCTCGTCCAAAAAAAGTGTGGCTTCCCTCTTTTTTATGCAACTCCATCACCTCGGCCATTCCCAAACACACCGAAATCTCCTTTTACCCGGTAGATGGCAGATTAAAAACGCACGACTTGAAGTGGGTCAAACACATCAACAAAAAGGATCTCGTCATCTTTATCGATTACTTTGGGTTTCCATCCGACACTACGTCTTTGCAGGCCGTCTCAGAACGTGGGGCCACCATCCTGCAAGACGCGTCCCAAGCACTGCTCTCTACCTTTGAGCGCCCCTATGCTGACTTCACTCTCTATAGCCCCAGAAAAACCGTGGGTGTCCCGGATGGCGGCATTTTGACAAGCCATAAAAACCACGGTTTTTCAGACGTCCGACTACAAGAGGCTCCAGCCGATTTTATCATGGCTTCATACAAAGCCTATGACCTCAAAACCCGTTTTGATCAGTTTGGAAAAATCAACTGGTACGATAGTTATCAAGCCGCTGAAGAACTCCACCCACTTGGCAGCTATAAGATGACGGATTACAGTTACGCCCTGCTCAAGGGGGGCTTCGATTACAAGAGCATTGCCAAGGCCCGCAGGCAAAGATACAAGCAGCTCCTCAATGACTTGTCAGACTGGGCGATCTTCAAAGAATTACCCGAAGAAGTCGTCCCCCTCGGGTTTCCCCTCATCACAAACAAGAGAGAACAAGTCTTAGAGCAAATGTATCGCTCTCGTATTTTTTGCCCAGTCCACTGGCCCATTGATAACAGAGTGCCCAAACATTTTACGGAATCCCAGCATCTGAGCGATCAGATCATGACCATACTCTGTGACCAGCGTTTATCCGACACCGGACTCAAAAAAATGACTCAAATCTTCATCTCATCACAAGGATGA
- the rfbA gene encoding glucose-1-phosphate thymidylyltransferase RfbA — protein sequence MKGIILAGGTGTRLFPVTRGVSKQLLPVYDKPLIYYPLSVLMLAGIRDIMIITTPHDQDAFQRVLGTGKRFGINLSYATQAQPNGLAEAFLIGEEFIGADQVCLVLGDNLFFGTGFTPMLQRVANRDSGATVFGYQVTDPSRFGVVEFDQNKKAISIEEKPEHPKSNYAVTGLYFYDNDVIDIAKTIRPSARGELEITSINQAYLANDTLNVQLLGRGFAWLDTGTHDSLLEASHFVQTVEKRQGLKIACLEEIALANQWMNEAQVEQAASTMGSSSYAHYLKNLLTENNRS from the coding sequence ATGAAAGGTATCATTTTAGCAGGAGGCACAGGAACACGATTATTCCCGGTGACGAGAGGGGTGTCCAAACAGCTCCTTCCCGTCTATGACAAACCCCTCATTTACTATCCCCTCTCCGTTCTCATGCTCGCAGGCATCCGCGACATCATGATTATCACAACGCCACACGATCAGGATGCTTTCCAGAGAGTGTTAGGCACCGGCAAACGCTTTGGGATCAACCTCAGTTATGCCACCCAAGCCCAACCGAATGGACTCGCCGAGGCGTTCCTCATCGGGGAGGAATTTATTGGAGCCGACCAAGTTTGTCTCGTGCTAGGCGACAACCTGTTCTTCGGAACCGGCTTTACCCCAATGCTGCAAAGAGTGGCTAACAGAGACTCCGGAGCAACGGTTTTCGGATACCAAGTCACCGACCCTAGCCGCTTCGGAGTCGTCGAGTTTGATCAAAACAAAAAGGCGATATCGATCGAGGAAAAACCCGAACACCCGAAATCAAACTATGCAGTCACGGGGCTCTACTTTTATGACAATGATGTCATTGATATAGCAAAGACCATACGCCCTTCCGCAAGAGGAGAGCTGGAAATCACCAGCATCAACCAAGCCTACCTTGCCAACGACACTCTGAACGTCCAGCTCCTGGGTCGGGGCTTTGCATGGCTCGACACCGGAACGCACGACAGCCTTTTGGAAGCCTCCCATTTTGTCCAAACAGTTGAGAAACGCCAAGGGCTTAAAATAGCCTGCTTGGAAGAAATCGCGCTCGCCAATCAATGGATGAATGAAGCACAAGTTGAGCAAGCCGCATCGACAATGGGAAGTTCCTCCTATGCCCACTACCTCAAAAACCTTCTCACTGAAAACAACCGTTCTTAA
- a CDS encoding DegT/DnrJ/EryC1/StrS family aminotransferase — MREPIHVTQSALPPLQDYVKQLEGIWQRGHLTNNGPCLKQLEEDLAREFGVKHVLLVANATLALQLAIKALGLQGEIVTTPFSFIATTSTIAWEGCKARFADIDPATLCIDPELIEQQMHDRVSAIVATHVFGNPCDVKAIDSISKKWNVPVIYDAAHAYGVELAGKNVMQYGDVSVLSMHATKLFHSVEGGALATNDDALAHKLSYMRNFGFDGPEAFQGLGINAKMSELHAAMGLCLHGRIPEIIAERHRRVEKYHSFLKPSESIAMPEWNAKATQNAAYYPIILPSVEDLKTITSALASQQIFPRRYFYPSLDALPYVTAQETPVASDVANRILCLPLYHDLSLDEVENISQIILNTLG, encoded by the coding sequence ATGCGCGAGCCCATCCATGTCACCCAATCAGCCCTTCCCCCACTCCAGGACTACGTCAAACAACTCGAAGGGATCTGGCAACGAGGCCACCTCACCAACAATGGCCCATGCTTAAAGCAACTCGAAGAGGATCTGGCCCGTGAATTCGGGGTAAAGCATGTTCTTCTGGTGGCCAATGCCACCCTTGCCCTGCAACTTGCCATCAAGGCGCTTGGACTCCAAGGCGAAATCGTCACCACCCCCTTCTCTTTCATTGCCACCACGTCCACGATTGCGTGGGAGGGATGCAAAGCCCGCTTTGCCGACATCGATCCAGCCACCCTGTGCATCGACCCCGAACTCATCGAGCAGCAAATGCACGATCGTGTCTCCGCGATTGTTGCCACCCATGTGTTTGGCAACCCGTGTGACGTCAAAGCGATCGACAGCATTTCAAAAAAATGGAACGTCCCTGTCATCTACGATGCCGCTCACGCCTACGGGGTCGAGTTAGCAGGGAAAAACGTCATGCAATACGGTGATGTCTCCGTTCTCAGTATGCATGCAACCAAACTCTTTCACAGTGTCGAAGGAGGAGCGCTCGCCACCAATGATGATGCACTGGCCCATAAATTGTCCTACATGCGGAACTTTGGCTTTGACGGCCCGGAGGCCTTCCAAGGTCTCGGCATCAACGCCAAAATGTCAGAGCTTCATGCCGCCATGGGCTTGTGCCTTCACGGGCGTATACCTGAAATCATTGCCGAACGTCACCGGAGGGTGGAAAAGTATCACTCATTCCTTAAACCATCCGAGTCGATCGCCATGCCTGAGTGGAACGCCAAGGCAACTCAGAATGCAGCATACTATCCGATCATCCTCCCATCGGTCGAAGATCTAAAGACGATTACCTCAGCCTTGGCATCCCAACAAATTTTCCCTCGTCGTTATTTCTACCCCAGCCTCGACGCTCTTCCCTATGTAACAGCTCAGGAAACACCCGTAGCAAGTGACGTAGCCAATCGCATCCTCTGCCTGCCTCTCTATCACGATCTCTCCTTGGATGAAGTCGAAAACATCTCGCAAATCATCCTCAACACCCTCGGTTAA
- a CDS encoding sulfotransferase: MTDLTEKFRKSENLETTLSRINQCITGTELNPATRPQMPLMLIMGCPRSGSTLLMQNLSRLGCFGYPSNLIARFYGNPAFGCEVQKALVDYDKEDQMGIKTQQLEFESQLGRVKGALAPSEFWYYWRRFFHFGEIQKLDDSQLHSVDSDAFLQGLASMESSLGKPLVMKGMLMNWHIDYLLNISERFVFTHIRRDLFSVAQSILESRVHYYGNRKTWWSFKPPEYPELAELGAIEQAAAQAVYTHHAVSMGMQLVPQSRSIEIDYLSLCQSPEAILSTIHQKYQDLGCPLDMPATPVQRFDHREQVRLNNDDEYALRSAIEKYQHQVSA; this comes from the coding sequence ATGACAGACCTGACAGAAAAGTTTCGAAAAAGTGAAAACCTGGAAACCACACTCTCTCGAATAAACCAGTGTATTACAGGTACGGAACTCAACCCAGCCACCCGCCCCCAAATGCCCTTGATGCTCATCATGGGCTGCCCTCGATCCGGTTCGACATTGCTGATGCAGAATTTGTCCCGGTTGGGGTGTTTCGGTTACCCATCCAACCTGATTGCTCGGTTTTACGGAAACCCCGCCTTTGGTTGTGAGGTCCAGAAAGCCTTGGTCGACTACGACAAAGAAGATCAAATGGGAATCAAAACTCAACAGCTCGAGTTCGAATCCCAACTAGGTCGGGTCAAAGGGGCTCTCGCTCCCAGTGAATTCTGGTACTATTGGCGCCGATTCTTCCATTTTGGAGAAATCCAAAAGCTCGATGACTCTCAACTTCACAGTGTCGACAGCGACGCATTCCTCCAAGGACTGGCGTCCATGGAGTCGTCGCTTGGCAAACCTCTCGTCATGAAAGGAATGTTGATGAACTGGCATATTGATTACCTCTTAAACATCAGCGAGCGCTTTGTCTTCACCCATATTCGTCGAGATTTATTCTCCGTCGCCCAATCCATTCTTGAATCACGTGTGCACTACTACGGAAACCGTAAAACATGGTGGTCATTCAAACCTCCTGAATACCCGGAACTGGCCGAGCTCGGCGCCATTGAGCAAGCAGCCGCACAAGCCGTATATACCCATCACGCCGTATCAATGGGAATGCAACTTGTCCCGCAATCAAGAAGCATCGAAATCGACTATCTCAGCCTCTGCCAGTCGCCCGAGGCCATCCTATCCACCATCCACCAAAAATATCAGGATTTAGGCTGCCCGCTCGATATGCCGGCAACCCCCGTACAACGCTTCGACCACAGAGAGCAAGTCCGCCTCAACAACGATGACGAATATGCTCTGAGATCCGCCATTGAGAAATACCAGCATCAAGTTTCAGCCTAA
- the rfbB gene encoding dTDP-glucose 4,6-dehydratase: MKIIVTGGAGFIGSAVIRHLIQHSDWQVINVDKLTYAGNLDSLSEVSANPRYTFEQVDICDAVEIKRVFREHRPHAMMHLAAESHVDRSIDGPGEFIQTNVLGTYTLLQAALAYWQSLPANEAGKKAQPNKDGFRFHHVSTDEVYGDLGASGFFTEESPYDPSSPYSASKASSDHLVRSWHRTFGLPTVITNCSNNYGPYQFPEKLIPLMILNALEGLALPVYGNGSQVRDWLYVDDHAQALIKVLIEGAIGQTYNIGGHNEKTNIDVVRTICDILNGKIERKPNGIKDFKELITYVDDRPGHDVRYAIDASKIKQSLNWEPQESFDSGILKTIDWYLSHSEWCQRVQDGSYQRERLGQGSCD, translated from the coding sequence ATGAAAATCATTGTAACTGGAGGAGCTGGGTTTATAGGATCCGCCGTTATTCGCCATCTGATCCAGCACTCGGACTGGCAAGTCATCAACGTCGATAAATTAACCTACGCCGGGAATCTGGACTCCCTCTCTGAGGTCAGCGCCAACCCTCGCTACACCTTCGAGCAAGTCGATATCTGTGACGCCGTCGAAATCAAACGGGTATTCAGAGAGCATCGACCCCATGCCATGATGCATCTGGCGGCGGAATCCCATGTTGACCGCTCGATTGACGGCCCAGGCGAATTCATCCAAACCAATGTGCTCGGGACCTACACCCTGCTTCAGGCAGCTCTTGCCTACTGGCAATCCCTGCCAGCCAACGAGGCCGGCAAAAAGGCTCAACCAAACAAAGACGGATTCAGATTCCACCACGTCTCTACCGATGAAGTCTATGGGGACCTCGGAGCCAGTGGTTTTTTCACCGAAGAAAGCCCCTACGACCCGAGCTCACCCTATTCCGCGAGCAAGGCATCTTCCGACCACTTGGTCAGATCCTGGCATCGGACTTTTGGATTACCAACCGTCATCACCAATTGTTCCAACAACTACGGCCCCTACCAGTTCCCGGAAAAACTCATTCCCCTGATGATCCTCAATGCATTGGAGGGACTCGCCCTGCCCGTATACGGAAACGGTAGCCAGGTGCGGGACTGGCTTTACGTCGACGATCATGCTCAAGCCCTGATAAAGGTGTTAATAGAAGGAGCCATCGGCCAGACGTACAACATAGGAGGCCATAACGAGAAAACCAATATCGATGTCGTGCGAACCATCTGCGACATCCTGAATGGCAAAATCGAAAGAAAACCAAACGGCATCAAAGACTTCAAGGAGCTGATCACATATGTCGATGACCGCCCCGGACATGACGTCCGCTATGCTATCGACGCCTCTAAAATCAAACAGTCTCTGAATTGGGAACCTCAGGAATCATTCGATTCCGGGATTCTCAAAACCATCGACTGGTATCTGTCACACAGCGAATGGTGTCAGAGGGTTCAGGATGGCAGCTATCAAAGAGAACGGCTAGGGCAAGGTTCCTGCGACTAA
- a CDS encoding WbqC family protein → MNTVTGPSIAIMQPYFFPYLGYFQLIAAVDKFVIYDDVHYIKSGWINRNRILVNGKELLITLPIQGKRSFTDIKTIELANTDLWLTKTHRTLQMAYGKAPYFNEVNDLIQTAFDCPSSKLSELLTHQLRVITNYLGIRTELIPSSSIYNNKEMERQDRLIDICLREKSKTYINPLGGQSLYTKDAFAEHGIHLYFLEPTLPRYTQAGHPSFVSGLSIIDLMMNHSPAAIRPFLRDYSLT, encoded by the coding sequence ATGAACACAGTGACGGGCCCAAGCATTGCCATCATGCAGCCGTATTTTTTTCCTTATCTCGGCTACTTCCAACTGATCGCAGCCGTTGATAAGTTTGTCATTTACGATGATGTCCACTACATCAAATCCGGATGGATCAACCGCAACCGCATTTTGGTCAACGGCAAAGAACTGCTGATCACCCTGCCGATCCAAGGCAAAAGATCATTCACAGACATCAAAACCATTGAGCTAGCAAACACAGACCTCTGGCTTACAAAAACCCACCGAACACTGCAAATGGCCTATGGAAAAGCCCCTTACTTCAACGAGGTCAACGATCTCATCCAAACGGCTTTTGATTGCCCATCATCCAAACTCAGCGAGCTGTTAACCCATCAGCTTCGGGTGATCACAAACTACTTGGGGATCCGAACCGAGCTCATCCCCTCATCAAGCATCTACAACAATAAAGAAATGGAACGTCAGGACCGTCTCATTGATATTTGCTTGAGGGAGAAATCAAAAACATACATCAACCCCCTTGGTGGACAATCGCTCTATACCAAAGACGCATTCGCCGAACATGGCATACACCTGTATTTTCTGGAGCCAACGCTTCCAAGGTATACTCAAGCAGGTCATCCCAGTTTCGTCTCCGGCTTATCCATCATCGATCTCATGATGAATCATTCCCCCGCGGCGATACGCCCTTTCCTGAGGGATTACTCACTCACATAG